From the Cydia pomonella isolate Wapato2018A unplaced genomic scaffold, ilCydPomo1 PGA_scaffold_169, whole genome shotgun sequence genome, one window contains:
- the LOC133533490 gene encoding uncharacterized protein LOC133533490, whose product MVPVTEPDHKKKKAIYLPDPAVIREDKSTTKVRIVFDTSCKYDDGISLNDQLMTRPTLQPELCHLIMRWRQYPVCLVADIVKMYRMGRVANEDTDFQRIVWRENAGNEIRDYKLLTVTFGTASAPYLAVKALNHVACDHREQYPIAAPRVHQEFYMDDLMTGCN is encoded by the coding sequence ATGGTTCCCGTGACAGAACCTGatcataaaaagaaaaaagcgaTCTACTTACCTGACCCTGCCGTGATTCGCGAGGACAAAAGCACCACCAAGGTCAGAATCGTTTTTGACACTTCCTGTAAATATGATGACGGGATATCACTAAACGATCAGCTCATGACAAGACCTACCTTGCAACCAGAACTTTGTCACCTCATTATGCGTTGGAGACAGTACCCCGTCTGTCTAGTGGCGGATATAGTAAAAATGTACAGGATGGGAAGAGTAGCCAACGAGGACACCGACTTTCAGCGCATAGTGTGGCGCGAAAATGCTGGAAATGAAATCAGAGATTACAAGTTGCTGACTGTTACTTTCGGAACTGCTTCAGCGCCCTACTTGGCAGTAAAGGCACTTAATCACGTAGCATGTGACCACAGAGAGCAGTATCCTATAGCTGCGCCACGGGTCCACCAAGAGTTCTACATGGACGATTTGATGACCGGGTGCAACTAG